A section of the Oryzias latipes chromosome 8, ASM223467v1 genome encodes:
- the LOC101174920 gene encoding BTB/POZ domain-containing adapter for CUL3-mediated RhoA degradation protein 1 produces MSAEASVGSHAADSADSAIAPPSCYNTDEQRYPSLLGSKYVKLNVGGTLHYTTVQTLSKEDSLLRRICNGETEATIDPEGWVVLDRCGRHFGVVLNFLRDGSVPLPDECRELDEVLKEAQYYQIQGLVQHCISAMQKKKDILESVCGIPMITSAKEEQRMIASCKKPVVKLQNNRGNNKYSYTSNSDDNLLKNIELFDKLVLRFNGRVLFVKDVLGDEICCWSFYGEGRKIAEVCCTSIVYATEKKQTKVEFPEARIFEETLNILIYENNRRSGPGGLHLLDSRGSGSSLGAGQSEEEGATGGDRRVRRIHVRRHIMHDERGHGQQTVYKD; encoded by the exons ATGTCTGCGGAGGCTTCAGTTGGCAGTCATGCCGCCGACTCTGCCGATTCTGCCATCGCCCCACCTTCTTGCTACAACACGGATGAGCAGAGATACCCGAGCCTGCTGGGAAGCAAGTATGTAAAGTTAAATGTGGGTGGAACGCTGCATTATACAACCGTCCAGACACTGAGCAAGGAGGACAGCCTGCTGCGACGCATATGCAATGGAGAAACTGAGGCCACAATCGACCCTGAAG GTTGGGTGGTGTTGGATAGGTGTGGCCGGCATTTTGGTGTTGTTTTAAATTTCCTAAGAGATGGCTCCGTACCGCTGCCAGATGAATGCAGAGAACTGGACGAAGTCCTGAAGGAGGCCCAGTATTATCAGATCCAGGGACTCGTTCAGCATTGCATTAGTGCTATGCAG aaaaagaaagatattCTGGAGAGTGTTTGCGGCATCCCCATGATCACTTCAGCCAAAGAAGAGCAGAGGATGATTGCTTCCTGTAAAAAG CCAGTAGTGAAGCTACAGAATAACAGAGGAAACAACAAATATTCCTACACAAG CAACTCCGATGACAACCTGCTCAAGAACATCGAGCTGTTTGACAAACTCGTGCTGCGCTTTAACGGCCGAGTCCTGTTCGTCAAAGACGTGCTCGGGGACGAGATCTGCTGTTGGTCCTTCTATGGTGAAGGTCGCAAGATTGCAGAAGTGTGCTGCACCTCCATTGTCTACGCTACGGAGAAAAAGCAGACCAAA gttgAATTTCCTGAGGCCCGGATATTCGAAGAAACACTCAACATCCTTATCTATGAGAACAATAGGAGATCCGGTCCAGGGGGGTTGCATCTTTTAGATTCCCGAGGCTCTGGTTCATCTCTTGGAGCTGGACAGTCAGAAGAAGAAGGTGCAACCGGCGGTGACCGACGAGTAAGACGGATCCACGTCCGGAGGCACATAATGCACGACGAAAGGGGACACGGTCAGCAAACTGTATATAAGGACTGA